A region from the Lolium perenne isolate Kyuss_39 chromosome 4, Kyuss_2.0, whole genome shotgun sequence genome encodes:
- the LOC139829676 gene encoding uncharacterized protein isoform X1, with the protein MYHRYRFSAFPMYESTLEGLETAYSGSTPYVKDGLLFYNKHAHYQSGITPLTLVWKDVACSQYVLDTDSEGHVPIEQHVVLELQENGKLIASDDPPIVFSTANLYGRGIPAMAFRWRAAQTM; encoded by the exons ATGTACCATCGGTATAGATTTAGTGCCTTCCCTATGTACGAGTCTACACTCGAGGGTCTTGAAACAGCGTACTCAGGAAGCACACCTTATGTCAAGGATGGTTTGCTGTTTTACAACAA GCATGCGCACTATCAATCTGGAATCACGCCCCTGACATTGGTATGGAAAGATGTGGCTTGCAGccagtatgttcttgatacagatAGTGAGGGACACGTTCCAATCGAGCAGCAT GTTGTTCTTGAGCTGCAAGAGAATGGAAAACTAATTGCTTCTGATGACCCTCCAATTGTATTCAGTACAGCGAATTTATACGGAAG GGGTATACCAGCCATGGCATTCAGATGGAGAGCTGCGCAAACGATGTGA
- the LOC139829676 gene encoding uncharacterized protein isoform X2: protein MYHRYRFSAFPMYESTLEGLETAYSGSTPYVKDGLLFYNKHAHYQSGITPLTLVWKDVACSQYVLDTDSEGHVPIEQHVVLELQENGKLIASDDPPIVFSTANLYGRWEDRDW, encoded by the exons ATGTACCATCGGTATAGATTTAGTGCCTTCCCTATGTACGAGTCTACACTCGAGGGTCTTGAAACAGCGTACTCAGGAAGCACACCTTATGTCAAGGATGGTTTGCTGTTTTACAACAA GCATGCGCACTATCAATCTGGAATCACGCCCCTGACATTGGTATGGAAAGATGTGGCTTGCAGccagtatgttcttgatacagatAGTGAGGGACACGTTCCAATCGAGCAGCAT GTTGTTCTTGAGCTGCAAGAGAATGGAAAACTAATTGCTTCTGATGACCCTCCAATTGTATTCAGTACAGCGAATTTATACGGAAG ATGGGAAGATAGAGACTGGTGA